One region of Mangifera indica cultivar Alphonso chromosome 3, CATAS_Mindica_2.1, whole genome shotgun sequence genomic DNA includes:
- the LOC123211845 gene encoding peptidyl-prolyl cis-trans isomerase CYP63, translating to MSKKRRNPLVFFDLSVDGDPVEKIVMELFADVVPKTAENFRALCTGEKGVGKSTGKPLHYKGSIFHRIIKGFMAQGGDFSKGNGTGGESIYGGKFADENFKLGHDGPGFLSMANSGVNTNGSQFFITFKRQPHLDGKHVVFGKVVRGLDIVKKIEQLGTADGKPARLVKIIDCGEFSESKIQDGKKKAKKKKSRSISSEEDSSDGEAAERHKNSLKERKKKRKRRYSSSDSDSDSYSSISDSSSASESDSSLSDSSSASIGGHRKSKSGKRDKRERGRRRKDARRVKKRSRRDQRSRRRSKWSSDSSSDSESESASSSSHDKRAGRSGSARKKDVSKKSLTPPSGKGAVKEQQRNHELKATEDNLSHEEGELSLKIEKLQNNGHGTEAKLVRTVDRHSYADNTSKSRSISPSPKRRSNNRSRSSPSLSPKVRNDGRSPRKKTSDQSPGHKAPDPSASNRGRDLSQSPTPDGAPKRIRKGRGFTERYSFARRYRTPERSPSRSFQYGGRNFERNRDRYSTLRSYSERSPRRYYRSPERGQSPPRYNRRRTRSRSISHSPDSYRGRYRYRKESRSPIRSPSPRDKRPSISEGLKSRLGPKIEEGRSPVKKRFRSSSRSSSHSKSPETSSAKNRNRISSASPSKSASSSPSGQRGLVSYAD from the exons ATGAGTAAGAAAAGGAGGAATCctcttgttttctttgatttatcAGTTGATGGGGATCCTGTGGAAAAAATTGTCATGGAg CTTTTTGCTGATGTTGTCCCTAAGACAGCAGAGAATTTTCGGGCACTATGTACAG GTGAGAAGGGCGTTGGAAAATCTACTGGCAAGCCTCTGCACTATAAAGGATCGATATTTCATCGAATAATTAAAGGTTTTATGGCGCAA GGTGGTGACTTTTCTAAGGGAAATG GCACTGGTGGAGAGAGCATTTATGGAGGGAAGTTTGCTG ATGAGAATTTTAAACTGGGGCATGATGGACCCGGTTTTCTCTCTATGGCAAATAGTGGTGTGAACACAAATGGATCTCAGTTCTTTATAACCTTCAAACGGCAACCCCATCTTGATGg GAAACATGTTGTTTTTGGAAAGGTGGTAAGGGGATTGGACATAGTTAAGAAAATTGAACAGTTAGGAACAGCAGATGGGAAACCTGCCCGGCTTGTAAAAATCATTGACTGTGGTGAATTTTCTGAAAGTAAAATTCAGGATGGTAAAAAGAAAG ctaaaaagaaaaaatcaaggAGCATCTCTTCAGAGGAGGATAGTTCTGATGGAGAAGCTGCTGAAAGGCACAAAAATTCtttgaaggaaagaaaaaagaaaagaaagaggagaTACTCTTCATCTGACTCTGATTCTGATTCTTACTCATCAATATCTGATTCATCATCAGCTTCAGAATCAGATTCTTCACTGTCTGATTCTAGTTCTGCTAGTATTGGAGGGCATAGGAAAAGTAAATCAGGAAAAAGAGATAAGCGAGAACGTGGGAGAAGAAGGAAGGATGCACGGAGGGTGAAGAAGAGAAGCCGGCGTGACCAACGATCACGACGCAGATCTAAATG GAGTTCAGACAGTTCGAGTGATTCTGAGAGTGAGAGTGCTAGCAGCAGTTCTCATGACAAAAGAGCTGGTCGTAGTGGTTCAGCTCGCAAAAAGG ATGTCAGTAAGAAATCCCTGACCCCTCCCTCAGGAAAAGGGGCTGTCAAAGAACAGCAAAGGAATCATGAGTTGAAGGCAACGGAGGACAACTTGTCACATGAAGAAGGTGAATTATCTTTAAAGATTGAGAAGCTTCAAAATAATGGGCATGGCACTGAAGCAAAGCTGGTTAGAACTGTTGATCGACATTCCTATGCAGATAATACAAGCAAATCCAG GAGTATAAGTCCAAGCCCCAAAAGAAGGTCAAACAACAGATCTAGGAGTAGCCCCAGCTTGAGTCCTAAAGTCAGGAATGATGGAAGAAGTCCTCGCAAGAAGACCAGTGATCAGAGTCCTGGCCATAAAGCCCCTGACCCTTCTGCTTCTAACCGTGGCCGGGATTTGTCACAAAGCCCAACTCCAGATGGTGCTCCAAAGCGCATTAGAAAAGGTCGTGGCTTTACTGAACGCTACTCTTTTGCACGTCGGTACCGTACTCCAGAGCGTTCACCTTCTAGATCCTTCCAATATGGTGGAAGAAACTTTGAAAGGAATAGAGATAG GTATTCTACTCTCAGAAGTTACTCTGAACGCTCTCCACGTAGATATTACAGAAGCCCAGAAAGAGGCCAGAGTCCTCCCAG GTACAACCGCAGGAGAACCCGAAGTAGGAGCATTTCTCATAGTCCAGATAGTTATCGTGGTCGTTACAGGTACCGCAAAGAAAGCCGGAGTCCAATACGTAGTCCTAGTCCAAGAGATAAGCGGCCATCCATTAGTGAGGGATTGAAATCTCGTCTAGGTCCCAAAATTGAAGAAGGGCGGTCTCCTGTCAAAAAAAGATTTAGGTCCTCATCCAGAAGCTCTTCTCATTCTAAATCTCCTGAGACCTCATCAGCAAAGAATCGAAATAGAATTTCTTCTGCATCTCCCAGCAAGTCTGCGTCAAGCTCACCGTCTGGACAAAGGGGGTTGGTTTCCTATGCAGATTAG
- the LOC123212407 gene encoding calmodulin-like, with translation MADFLREEQLAEFQEAFRMIDKDSDGFIKVAELAAVIQSLEGHPSKQEVEEMIREVEFDENGNIDMAEFLNIMGRKMKENVAEEVKEAFKVFDRDQDGFISANELRNVMIHMGERLTMEEAELMIRHADLDGDGLLSQEEFLRMMIL, from the exons ATGGCGGATTTCCTGAGAGAAGAACAACTTGCTGAGTTCCAGGAGGCCTTTCGTATGATTGACAAAGACTCAGATG GTTTTATCAAGGTGGCTGAACTTGCTGCAGTGATCCAGTCACTGGAAGGACATCCGTCCAAGCAAGAAGTTGAAGAAATGATTAGAGAAGTTGAATTTGACGAAAACGGAAACATAGATATGGCAGAGTTCTTGAATATCATGGGAAGAAAAATGAAG GAAAATGTTGCAGAAGAGGTGAAAGAAGCTTTTAAAGTATTTGACAGAGATCAAGATGGATTTATATCAGCTAATGAG CTGAGAAATGTGATGATACATATGGGGGAGAGATTAACAATGGAAGAAGCTGAACTGATGATAAGACATGCTGATTTAGACGGTGATGGTCTCCTCAGCCAGGAGGAATTTTTGAGGATGATGATACTGTAA
- the LOC123211032 gene encoding calcium-transporting ATPase 12, plasma membrane-type-like, translating to MSDNKIPHYDCGTLLLKITTTKLSKAQKRWRVACWAIYSFQAMLSLMQKSKNNSEKLHNHRYVALDLQPSISHDEVKDVVPNSIDPNVDGKKLTEMVKNRDLDSLRLLGGIEGVATALGTNPENGVNGNNEDISKRIQLFGSNTYNKPPPKGFIYFVVDAFKDTTILILLACAALALGFGIKEHGVEEGWFEGGSIFVAVFLVVVVSALSNYRQETQFDKLSKISNNIKVEVVRDAHRQPISIFELVVGDVVFLKVGDQIPADGLFLNGYSLQVDESSMTGESDHVEVDSEKNPFLFSGSKVSDGCAQMLVVSVGMNTQWGEMMSSISSDSNERTPLQARLDKLTSSIGKAGLTVAFLVLVVMLARYFTGNTKDENGIKEYTGSGTDLDDVFNSVVHIVAAAVTIVVVAIPEGLPLAVTLTLAYSMKRMMRDQAMVRKLSACETMGSATVICTDKTGTLTLNEMKVTKFWLGQEPIEEESYNVVASDIRELFFQAVGLNTTGSVSKPVSGSVPEFSGSPTEKAILSWAVQELGMDMEKVKKRYTILQFDTFNSAKKRSGVSIRNKADNTIHVHWKGAAEMILAMCSYYYESNGMIKDMKKDERSKMENIIHGMAASSLRCIAFAHKQISKEELEYNEDGKAQQKLKEDGLTFLGIIGLKDPCRPGAKKAVEICKSAGVDIKMITGDNVFTAKAIATECGILDLNHQAETGVVVEGIEFRNYTNEERMEKVENIRVMARSSPFDKLLMVQCLKQKGHVVAVTGDGTNDAPALKEADVGLSMGIQGTEVAKESSDIVILDDNFTSVATVLRWGRCVYNNIQKFIQFQLTVNVAALVINFIAAVSAGEVPLTAVQLLWVNLIMDTLGALALATDRPTDELMKNPPIGRTEPLITNIMWRNLLAQSLYQIAILLTLQFKGESIFSVTPEVNDTLIFNTFVLCQVFNEFNARKLEKQNVFKGIHKNQLFLGIVGITIVLQVVMVQFLRKFADTEKLNWKQWLICTAIAAVSWPIGWVVKLIPVSEKPFFSYLNKSKLVFISLKKTVYHKKKASSSRLGMA from the coding sequence ATGTCTGACAATAAAATCCCACATTATGATTGCGGGACATTACTGCTTAAAATTACCACCACCAAGCTTTCCAAAGCTCAGAAGCGATGGCGTGTTGCCTGTTGGGCTATCTATTCTTTCCAGGCGATGCTTTCTCTTATGCAGAAAAGCAAAAACAATTCTGAAAAGTTGCACAATCATCGTTATGTTGCTCTTGATTTGCAGCCTAGCATTTCCCACGATGAAGTTAAGGATGTTGTGCCCAACTCCATTGACCCCAATGTTGATGGCAAGAAGCTGACAGAGATGGTGAAGAATAGAGATTTGGATTCTCTCCGTCTTCTTGGAGGAATTGAAGGTGTGGCCACGGCTCTTGGGACAAATCCTGAAAATGGAGTCAACGGTAACAATGAAGATATAAGTAAGAGGATTCAACTCTTTGGTAGTAATACTTATAATAAGCCGCCTCCAAAagggtttatttattttgttgtggATGCTTTTAAAGATACCACCATACTTATCCTGCTTGCATGTGCTGCTCTGGCTCTTGGCTTCGGCATTAAGGAGCATGGGGTGGAAGAAGGTTGGTTTGAAGGTGGAAGTATATTCGTAGCAGTGTTTCTGGTTGTTGTTGTGTCAGCTCTCAGCAACTACAGACAAGAAACTCAATTTGATAAGCTGTCTAAAATAAGCAACAATATCAAAGTTGAAGTTGTTAGAGATGCTCATCGTCAACCAATCTCCATATTTGAGCTTGTGGTTGGAGATGTTGTGTTCCTGAAGGTTGGTGATCAGATTCCTGCAGATGGGTTGTTCTTGAATGGATATTCTTTGCAAGTAGACGAGTCGAGTATGACAGGGGAGAGTGATCATGTAGAAGTGGATTCAGAAAAAAATCCCTTTTTGTTCTCTGGATCAAAAGTGTCAGATGGATGTGCTCAAATGCTGGTGGTTTCTGTTGGGATGAACACTCAATGGGGTGAAATGATGAGCTCAATTTCCAGTGATTCAAATGAAAGAACTCCATTACAAGCTCGGCTTGACAAACTAACCTCCTCAATTGGGAAGGCAGGCCTCACAGTTGCTTTCCTAGTTCTTGTAGTTATGTTAGCTCGTTATTTCACGGGGAATACAAAAGATGAGAATGGAATTAAAGAGTATACTGGCAGTGGAACAGATTTAGATGATGTTTTCAATTCTGTTGTACATATTGTTGCAGCTGCAGTCACCATTGTTGTTGTGGCAATCCCAGAAGGGTTACCGTTGGCTGTAACTCTCACACTTGCTTATTCAATGAAGAGAATGATGAGGGATCAAGCAATGGTAAGAAAACTTTCGGCTTGCGAAACAATGGGCTCAGCCACTGTTATTTGTACAGACAAAACAGGCACACTGACATTAAATGAGATGAAAGTTACAAAATTTTGGCTTGGCCAAGAACCTATTGAGGAAGAATCTTACAATGTAGTTGCTTCAGATATTCGTGAACTATTTTTCCAAGCGGTTGGTTTGAACACAACCGGTAGTGTTTCCAAGCCTGTTTCAGGATCTGTGCCTGAATTTTCTGGTAGTCCAACCGAGAAAGCAATTCTTTCATGGGCTGTTCAGGAATTGGGTATGGACATGGAAAAAGTGAAGAAAAGATACACCATTCTCCAGTTTGATACCTTCAACTCTGCAAAGAAACGAAGCGGGGTTTCAATTAGGAATAAAGCTGAtaacacaattcatgtacactgGAAAGGAGCTGCTGAGATGATCCTAGCTATGTGTTCATATTATTATGAGAGTAATGGGATGATTAAAGATATGAAGAAAGATGAGAGGAGCAAAATGGAAAACATAATCCATGGTATGGCAGCAAGTAGCCTGAGATGCATAGCTTTTGCTCACAAGCAAATTTCAAAAGAAGAATTAGAGTACAATGAAGACGGTAAGGCCCAACAAAAGCTGAAAGAAGATGGCTTGACCTTCCTGGGAATCATTGGTCTCAAGGATCCATGTCGGCCAGGGGCCAAGAAAGCCGTGGAAATTTGCAAATCAGCAGGAGTGGACATCAAAATGATCACTGGGGACAATGTCTTCACAGCAAAAGCTATAGCAACAGAATGTGGAATACTGGATTTGAATCACCAAGCGGAAACTGGAGTGGTGGTAGAAGGCATTGAATTTCGAAACTACACAAATGAAGAGAGAATGGAGAAGGTCGAAAATATACGAGTAATGGCAAGGTCATCTCCATTTGACAAACTTTTAATGGTACAATGCTTGAAACAAAAAGGTCATGTAGTTGCAGTCACTGGAGACGGCACAAATGATGCCCCTGCACTAAAAGAAGCTGATGTAGGACTTTCCATGGGCATTCAAGGCACTGAAGTGGCTAAAGAAAGCTCAGACATCGTCATATTAGATGATAACTTCACTTCTGTGGCCACTGTTCTAAGATGGGGCCGATGTGTTTATAACAACATCcaaaaatttatccaatttcaaTTGACTGTCAATGTTGCAGCATTAGTGATCAATTTCATTGCAGCTGTTTCTGCTGGTGAAGTTCCTCTAACAGCGGTGCAATTGCTTTGGGTGAACCTCATCATGGACACATTAGGCGCTTTGGCTCTAGCTACAGACAGGCCAACGGACGAACTAATGAAGAACCCCCCTATTGGTCGTACTGAACCTCTTATCACAAATATTATGTGGAGAAATCTTTTAGCTCAATCCCTATACCAGATAGCAATCTTATTGACCTTACAATTTAAGGGTGAGTCCATCTTCAGTGTGACTCCAGAAGTAAATGATACACTGATTTTCAACACCTTTGTTCTTTGCCAAGTTTTCAATGAGTTCAATGCAAGGAAGTTGGAGAAACAGAATGTATTTAAAGGCATTCACAAGAACCAATTGTTCCTCGGAATCGTGGGAATAACTATAGTTCTTCAGGTTGTGATGGTTCAGTTCCTGAGGAAGTTTGCTGATACAGAGAAACTAAATTGGAAGCAATGGTTAATTTGTACTGCAATAGCAGCCGTCTCATGGCCAATTGGCTGGGTTGTGAAGTTGATACCAGTTTCAGAGAAACCATTCTTCAGTTATCTCAACAAGTCAAAATTGGTTTTCATTTCGCTAAAGAAGACTGTCTACCACAAAAAGAAAGCATCTTCCTCCAGGCTTGGAATGGCATGA
- the LOC123211033 gene encoding uncharacterized protein LOC123211033 codes for MATTPPQQNLEEYSASSTTVKFDQPIPLLRGPIPVGPRDDPSNGPYLLAFRSPKSWAAAYRSCESKIFSQCEQGARIGCAINASNKCKPPWWRILIGGAKPADLKEREECEVREMEACLVVAKEKCVGLAKEKLLKPFGEARIAGRVNAKEVEKLVCLASLPERCTWRDLIGLDGLGSPFLGDFESGVTSYRASELLGSDPNYERFLT; via the coding sequence ATGGCCACGACACCGCCGCAACAAAACTTAGAGGAGTACTCCGCCTCATCAACCACCGTCAAATTCGATCAACCAATCCCCTTACTCCGCGGGCCCATACCCGTCGGCCCGCGTGATGATCCATCTAATGGCCCCTACCTGCTCGCATTTAGGAGTCCTAAATCATGGGCCGCCGCATACCGATCATGCGAATCCAAAATTTTCTCACAATGCGAACAGGGCGCGAGGATCGGGTGCGCCATCAATGCCTCCAACAAGTGTAAGCCTCCATGGTGGCGGATTCTGATCGGCGGCGCGAAACCCGCGGatttgaaagagagagaggagtGTGAAGTGCGTGAAATGGAGGCTTGTTTGGTTGTCGCTAAGGAGAAGTGCGTGGGGCTTGCTAAGGAGAAGTTGTTGAAACCGTTTGGGGAGGCAAGAATCGCGGGAAGAGTGAACGCCAAGGAGGTTGAGAAGTTGGTTTGTTTGGCTTCGTTGCCGGAGAGGTGTACTTGGCGGGATTTGATTGGGTTAGATGGGTTGGGTTCACCTtttttaggtgattttgaatctGGAGTGACGAGTTACCGGGCGAGTGAATTGCTTGGCTCGGATCCTAATTACGAACGCTTCTTAACGTAG